Genomic DNA from Prevotella intermedia ATCC 25611 = DSM 20706:
GCGAACGGAACGGCTTGGTCTACACTGTCGAAAGCACCTTTGCATCGTTCAGTGCCACAGGAATGTGGAGCACCTACTTCGGTTGCGACCCACAAGACACCGCCCGCTGCATAGCGTTGGTGCACGAAGAGCTTGAAAACATGATGCAACAACCACTTTCCGACGAAGAACTCGACACGGCGAAGCGTCAGATTAAGGGACAAATAGGCATTGCCTGCGACAGTCGCGAAAGCTTTGCCCTCGACTTCGGAAAGAGTTTCCTGCACTACGGGTGGGAGAAAGATATAACAAACCTTTATGCACAGATAGACAAAGTTACGGCAGCCGACATTCAGAATGTAGCAAAAGACTTGTTTACGAAAGAAAAACTCACTACACTCATCTACAAATAACGACAGTTTCATCGGTTCAAAACCGGGCACTTTTCACTCCGAAAAATGCCCAAATCCACTCTGTTTTCACCTCAAAAAACCACTTTTTATAACTCATTGATAATTAACAAGATACAAAACCCATAAACTTTCGCTAAAAAACGATAGTACTTTTTGGGCAAAACGATAGTACTTTTTACCTAAAACGATAGTACTTTTTAGACGAAAAGTACTATCGTTTTTTCTGAAAGGTAATAACGTTCTTTTTAAAAGCTATATAGGAATAGAGAAAAACGATAGTACTTTCCAACTTTTATGAAGTCTTGATAAGCCATATCTATTTATTTCGTTGAAGCGAAATATGACAATGTGTCGCATATATTCAATATTTCAGAATTAATTGTTCTTCTTTTCTTAACTTTGCATTTTGGAACGGATATTGCATATTGGTACATAGGTAAATAGTTGCCCTAAGTTGTAACTTGAAATTCACTAATAAAGTTTTTTGCAATGAGTATCTTTGGAAAGAAAATAGGGGTTGCCTTATCGGGAGGAGGTTACAAAGGAGCGGCGTATCACATTGGTACGCTGCGTGCGCTTCATCGGCTTGGTGTATTAGACAAAGTAGATGTAATATCTTCGGCTTCAGGTGGTTCGATAACGGCAGCATACTATGCGTTGAACAAAGATGACTATGAAGAATTTGAGAGGGGATTTATAAAAAGTCTATCAAAAGGCGTCCTGTGGTCGTCTTACCTGTATCTTGGCATCGTCCTTTTCCTGCTGTTGGCTACGTCGGTGGCAATGGGACATCTTACAGCCAACCTCACGGGATACTTTTTCCCGTACCGCCCCATAGTCTCGGGTGTCTGTGCGGCGTTGGGCGGTGTCATCACCTTTTTCTTCTTACTCATTCTTTTCCTGAAGTATTCGTTTGTTACGATGCCGACAAGTAAATTCGCCTCACGCTTATACGATAAGATTTTCTTCAAGAAAAAGACTCTTTCCGACTTGCCCGACAGTCCGTTGCTGTGCATCAATTCCACGAACATCGCCACACAAGTGCCTTTCTATTTCTCGAAAACGGCAATGGGAGAATATGCCTACCGCGTTGGCGGAAGGTCAATCTTCAATGCAGACCACTTCCCGATAGCAAGTGCCGTTATGGCATCGACGTGTGTTCCGGGCTTTACGCCAATTACCATTGACAAGAAACATCTGATAGAGGAATACGGCAACTGCCCCAACAAGCCCGAACCACCGAAACTGATAGACGGAGGAACTTACGACAACCAAGGAACCCATAAGCTCTGCCATAAGAAAAGCAGGTTTCATACAGACTTCATCATCGTGAGCGACGCAGGCAACAATACTGTCTCGGCTTCTGGAACAACGAATATATTCAACCAGACGATGAACACCATAAACCTGATGATGGAAAGGATAAAGAAAATGCAAAGAGCCAACAATCTCTATGAAACGTATGCAGGCAAAGAGTATTTTGCGTATATTCCATTGGAATGGGAATGCAGCACAAGGCTTATTCAAGGCTTTGTAAACAACCTGAAAGATGGAAACGTCCACCCCGATGTATGGAAGGCTCACGCCATAACGGAAGAAGACATTGCCAAACTGGAGGGTTCGGAGAAGGAAGCAGCGAAGAAAGTCATTGTCGAGAAGGTAAAGAAAGCTATCAATTGGTCTGAATTAGAAAAGAAAATACCTCAGCAAGAGAGTGAGCAATTGGCACGAAGCGCACTTACCAACCTAACTGGGCTTTCCAAAAAACAAATCGAGAGCTTGGCAAAACATTCTTCTTGGCTCGCGGAAGTTCAAATCCGCCTTTATATGCCGATGCTAATAACAGAGAGAAATTAAGCTTTAAACAAACGCCCCTTGCAAGTCTTACCAGTTGCAAGGGGCGTTTTGGTATCTGTAAATGGCGGAACGGCATTGCGTTGTTCCGCCATTGTTAATAGTAATAGATGCTTATGTTAATGAACGAACTTCGTTGAAGTTCCGTTGAAGTTCACGATGTAGACACCGCGCGGCATATCGCCGAGGTCTATCACTGCAGGATTGTCGAGCAAACGCACCACTGCGCCTTGTGCATTGTAGAGCACAACCCGTCCGCAACTGCCGTTGAACAGTATCTTTCCATCGGTAACGACAAACCCTGCTGTGCTGCCGTCAGCCTCGATGCCCTGTACACCCGTTGGGTCATCAACGCCCTCGTAAGGCAAACCGGGATATCCTTCCGTGCCGCCAACATAGTCTATCACGTTCCACTGCTTTGCCTTTGCAATCGCCACAGCCGATTTCGTGCAGACATTGCCCTCTGTTCCCTTCGTATCGACGATGATTATTTCGGCAATGTCGCTCTCGTTACGCTGCGGAAGTCCCTCCATAAGCGACTTGCAAGCCTTGGCAGAAAGCTCATTTGAATAGCATACTACGGTTAAAATCATTTGGTTTTGCGACAAATCCAACGCTTTCAGCTTGTTGTTGTCTATCCAGATGTACTCCAACTCTTCGAGTGCCTTCATATTTACATCGGTCAGCAGGTTGTGGTGAAGCGAAAGCGTGTTCACGTTCTTCAGCTTCGACAAGTCGAGTTCTGCCATCTCGTTGTTGTAAGCACAGAGCAATTCCAGTTCAGGAAGGTCGAGCGTCATCGCCTTTAGTTTGTTGTCGTTGATATAAAGTTTCTTCAGCGTAGGCGAATTGAGCGAGAACGATGCGAAATTGTTCTTTGCCAACTGCAATTCCTGTATGTTGGTATTCTTCGTAAGATTGAGTTCGGAGAGTTTATTCTCGTTCGCAAACAGGTTCTGCAAATACGGATTGTTCATTACATTCAGCTTCTCTATGTCTGTACCGTTCAGCGAAAGCGTTTCAAGATACTTCTGCGTACTCACGTCGATGCTGCCAATCTTGTTCTTGTTTGCTGAAAGGAAGTTCAGAAGCAGGTTCTTGCTGACATCGAGTTTCGTAAGTTCGTTTTCGTCGCAATCCACGAAAACAAGCTTTCCGCACTGCGTAATATCCAATTCTTTCAGTCCGCAGTAGCTGCAATTCAAAGTGTCGAGGTCTTTGTTATTAGACAATTCCAACTTCTCCAACTTGCCGTTCTTACAGCTTAGCACCTTCAGCATAGGACAATGGCTTACGTCAAGGGCTTCCACTTCAAAGTTATCGACGCTCATATCCGTAATTCTGCCTTCTATTCTTACATCTTTCTTCGTAACCTGATAGTAGTCAAACTTCTCGCCCAATACATCTTCCGTCTTCAAGAACTTAATTCCGTCGAACGTCATATCCTCGCCGACAATATGGAAAACAACCTCGCTGCCAACTTTCTGGCTTGTCGTAAAGGTTACATAAGGCTTCTCTGCAGCCTCTTCGATATGCTTGAACGACGACCAAGGTGTAGATATTTTGTAAACACTCAGCTTTCCGTGAGGAACAAACAGCTT
This window encodes:
- a CDS encoding leucine-rich repeat protein, yielding MKQKLFTNGNFRGFIALVCMLLSASVAFAQKTVHVEEAGTLKDKLTEEEMLSLTELTLTGNLNGTDILFIRAMGGSTIAGGKTDGKLQVLDLSGANIVAGGDNYYYVNDDLEYGTKDNTLSINMFCKCEQLRKITVPNSVTTIEKNAFLLCDNLTEIIAKPENKNFKTAEGVLFDKDMTTLMKCPDGKTGTYTIPEGTVKLLGDAFSNTEKLEKLVFPASLDDIGSSASVPFYICNAMKAFEVHKDNNTFASVDGVLFDKNIETLLKYPKGRSGEYVVPETVKKIDKYSFYEVYGLTKVTLPKSLTEIASSAFAHIKQLTTITLPENLEQIGFGVFMNCTGLTEVHALAAAPPYCGSMAFYNVDFDQCKLFVPHGKLSVYKISTPWSSFKHIEEAAEKPYVTFTTSQKVGSEVVFHIVGEDMTFDGIKFLKTEDVLGEKFDYYQVTKKDVRIEGRITDMSVDNFEVEALDVSHCPMLKVLSCKNGKLEKLELSNNKDLDTLNCSYCGLKELDITQCGKLVFVDCDENELTKLDVSKNLLLNFLSANKNKIGSIDVSTQKYLETLSLNGTDIEKLNVMNNPYLQNLFANENKLSELNLTKNTNIQELQLAKNNFASFSLNSPTLKKLYINDNKLKAMTLDLPELELLCAYNNEMAELDLSKLKNVNTLSLHHNLLTDVNMKALEELEYIWIDNNKLKALDLSQNQMILTVVCYSNELSAKACKSLMEGLPQRNESDIAEIIIVDTKGTEGNVCTKSAVAIAKAKQWNVIDYVGGTEGYPGLPYEGVDDPTGVQGIEADGSTAGFVVTDGKILFNGSCGRVVLYNAQGAVVRLLDNPAVIDLGDMPRGVYIVNFNGTSTKFVH
- a CDS encoding patatin-like phospholipase family protein, whose product is MSIFGKKIGVALSGGGYKGAAYHIGTLRALHRLGVLDKVDVISSASGGSITAAYYALNKDDYEEFERGFIKSLSKGVLWSSYLYLGIVLFLLLATSVAMGHLTANLTGYFFPYRPIVSGVCAALGGVITFFFLLILFLKYSFVTMPTSKFASRLYDKIFFKKKTLSDLPDSPLLCINSTNIATQVPFYFSKTAMGEYAYRVGGRSIFNADHFPIASAVMASTCVPGFTPITIDKKHLIEEYGNCPNKPEPPKLIDGGTYDNQGTHKLCHKKSRFHTDFIIVSDAGNNTVSASGTTNIFNQTMNTINLMMERIKKMQRANNLYETYAGKEYFAYIPLEWECSTRLIQGFVNNLKDGNVHPDVWKAHAITEEDIAKLEGSEKEAAKKVIVEKVKKAINWSELEKKIPQQESEQLARSALTNLTGLSKKQIESLAKHSSWLAEVQIRLYMPMLITERN